A single genomic interval of Lathyrus oleraceus cultivar Zhongwan6 chromosome 7, CAAS_Psat_ZW6_1.0, whole genome shotgun sequence harbors:
- the LOC127100429 gene encoding uncharacterized protein LOC127100429 isoform X26, which produces MPSKESKITGIPGPKSNVSANATTTRSGMLSSGSSKRNQNAHPSLPKNPTPSIPSLSKNPTPSIPRMSKNPTPSISSLSKNPTYVPSIPKVDMADKCSVSRSLTKQAGKLSDTPVSILRPPSRMDQTTHQTGTIKSSGLRKPSPSIGFFSQVKASGSHSLQKSSIPCKPSESNIPKLRKLGTVSVKEARSKIVKGAAKNRTKELSHSDVNSEAIVPIDNKQKAGVEVDFDSSSFEIISKQAEVENILDDVILKSKEQGELHENEIISSMENMVLPTHEKEFLTKSQTHEQLEKDADHTLEKMSDTNELSLSDVKPEAIVQIDNKQMAGVEVDCDSSIFEIISKQAEVENILDDVILKSKEQGELHENEIISSMENMVLPTREKEFLTKSQTHEQLEKEADHTLEKVSDTKELSLSDVKPEAIMQIDNKQMAGVEVDCDSSVFEIISKQAEVENILDDVILKSKEQGELHENEIISSMENMVLPTHEKEFLTKSQTHEQLEKEADHTLEKVSDTKELSLSDVKPEAIVQIDNKQMAGVEVDCDSSVFEIISKQAEVENILDDVILKSKEQGELHENEIISSMENMVLPTHEKEFLTKSQTHEQLEKEADHTLEKVSDTKELSLSDVKPEAIVQIDNKQMPGVEGDCDSSIFEIISKQAEVENILDDVILKSKEQGELHENEIISSMENMVIPTHENELLKKSQTHEQLEKEADHTLDNKLYDVTSNGDRSSYQEPQSTLFPIMQRTSNTVQNTIGQDEDDQIKGPTGDIPPFKESLILQAEFSGEFKGYKSAKTALLNSSLDDFCKTVPEGSKQGTPCKNTEQVNCGADEFGRYEGDAQGHLLNESLIINCKKTTQSNLDAVSQQLQADQPKALNPSGVEEIGPEKENISDMNSSQPVHVTSLFSKGSPENSILGINDASEDESKIIEIKDCQLPVDDQLGFILRSPVDKECDQVIDSKAIRDRTPEFELDRLSENCITVSASSLADDNNINEDSYLPGFQKSSAVVAVNSQDVHLDSDFLPKVIVSSTEIKEQNLVEDAFEGCGFHSNEHNATNHHIEDMSVNIEGNHDVDGKVELLQINDVDEKAEFLQINDVDEKMELLQINDVEDGNHDVDEKVELLQINDVEDGNHVVLQIKDVDEKVELLQINDVEDENHDVDEKVELLQINGAEDGNRDVDEKVELLQINDVDEMVELLQINDVDEKVELLQLNDVEDGNHDVDEKVELLQINGAEDGNRDVDEKVELLQINGAEDKNRDVDEKVELLQINNVDEKVELLQINDVEDGNHDVDEKVELLQINGAEDGNRDVDEKVELLQINDVDKTVELLQINDVEDGNHDVDEKAELLQINGAEDGNHDVDEKVELLQINGAEDGNHDVDEKVELLQINGADDGNCDVDEKVELLQINDVDEKVELLQINDVEDGNHDVDEKVELLQINGAEDGNHDVEDKVELLQINDAEEGLSDILPLVETQLNMNFFSSEFDSSIEVSEDPFSTAVSLICEKQCSLSENSKLLSSDMLVNKDGNQGVDEKVELLQINGAEEGSLDISPSVEIQLENVISAEFDSSTKVSEDPCLLSEKSKLLASENSIFNATIPQGSEVSSMKLNENAISAELGSSIDVSEGPCLLSEKSKLLASENSIFNATIPEGSEVSSVKLNRNAISADLDSSIQVSEGPFTSAVAWKSEEQCLLSEKSKLLDSDNSIFIETILQGNEVGSVNSESLSDAAVTTVFENDKSPNTDMASQSKDKIDFPEEDNGKIIHLEIDATKTKQEVPIAKPPLNVAPFTEEWLAAIEAAGEEILMMKSGAVQNSPPDKVQNEPNPWSPVKKNQEIGPFDCTKITKHNIQSSDPS; this is translated from the exons ATGCCGAGTAAAGAGTCAAAAATCACTGGGATACCAGGACCAAAATCCAATGTTTCTGCAAATGCAACTACCACTAGGAGTGGAATGTTGAGCTCAGGTTCCTCAAAAAGAAATCAGAATGCACATCCTA GCCTGCCAAAAAATCCTACGCCAAGCATCCCTAGCCTATCAAAAAATCCTACGCCAAGCATCCCTCGCATGTCAAAAAATCCTACACCAAGCATCTCTAGCCTGTCAAAAAATCCTACATATGTTCCAAGCATCCCTAAAGTTGATATGGCTGACAAGTGTTCTGTTAGTAGAAGTCTTACCAAGCAGGCTGGAAAACTTTCG GATACCCCAGTTTCCATACTACGTCCACCATCCAGAATGGATCAAACAACGCATCAAACAGGGACAATAAAATCATCAGGCCTACGGAAGCCATCTCCCTCCATTGGTTTCTTTTCTCAG GTAAAAGCTTCCGGTTCACACAGCTTGCAGAAAAGCTCCATACCCTGCAAACCTTCAGAGAGTAACATTCCTAAACTAAGGAAGTTGGGAACAGTTTCTGTTAAAGAAGCAAGGTCCAAAATTGTCAAAGGGGCAGCAAAGAATCGTACTAAGGAATTAAGCCATTCAGATGTCAACTCAGAAGCAATTGTGCCAATAGACAATAAGCAGAAGGCTGGTGTAGAAGTGGATTTTGATTCTTCTAGTTTTGAAATAATAAGTAAGCAAGCAGAGGTTGAAAACATTCTTGATGATGTCATCTTAAAATCTAAGGAGCAAGGAGAACTACATGAAAATGAGATCATTTCAAGCATGGAGAACATGGTATTACCTACACATGAAAAGGAATTTCTTACGAAGAGTCAGACACACGAGCAGTTGGAGAAAGACGCTGACCACACTCTGGAGAAAATGTCAGACACTAATGAATTAAGCCTTTCAGATGTCAAGCCAGAAGCAATCGTGCAAATAGACAATAAGCAGATGGCTGGTGTAGAAGTGGATTGTGATTCTTCGATTTTTGAAATAATAAGTAAGCAAGCAGAGGTTGAAAACATTCTTGATGATGTCATCTTAAAATCCAAGGAACAAGGAGAACTACATGAAAATGAGATCATTTCTAGCATGGAGAACATGGTATTACCTACACGTGAAAAGGAATTTCTTACAAAGAGTCAGACACATGAGCAGTTGGAGAAAGAGGCTGACCACACTCTGGAGAAAGTGTCAGACACTAAGGAATTAAGCCTTTCAGACGTCAAGCCAGAAGCAATCATGCAAATAGACAATAAGCAGATGGCTGGTGTAGAAGTGGATTGTGATTCTTCGGTTTTTGAAATAATAAGTAAGCAAGCAGAGGTTGAAAACATTCTTGATGATGTCATCTTAAAATCTAAGGAGCAAGGAGAACTACATGAAAATGAGATCATTTCAAGCATGGAGAACATGGTATTACCTACACATGAAAAGGAATTTCTTACGAAGAGTCAGACACATGAGCAGTTGGAGAAAGAGGCTGACCACACTCTGGAGAAAGTGTCAGACACTAAGGAATTAAGCCTTTCAGATGTCAAGCCAGAAGCAATCGTGCAAATAGACAATAAGCAGATGGCTGGTGTAGAAGTGGATTGTGATTCTTCGGTTTTTGAAATAATAAGTAAGCAAGCAGAGGTTGAAAACATTCTTGATGATGTTATCTTAAAATCCAAGGAACAAGGAGAACTACATGAAAATGAGATCATTTCTAGCATGGAGAACATGGTATTACCTACACATGAAAAGGAATTTCTTACAAAGAGTCAGACACATGAGCAGTTGGAGAAAGAGGCTGACCACACTCTGGAGAAAGTGTCAGACACTAAGGAATTAAGCCTTTCAGATGTCAAGCCAGAAGCAATCGTGCAAATAGACAATAAGCAGATGCCTGGTGTAGAAGGGGATTGTGATTCTTCGATTTTTGAAATAATAAGTAAGCAAGCAGAGGTTGAAAACATTCTTGATGATGTCATCTTAAAATCCAAGGAGCAAGGAGAACTACATGAAAATGAGATCATTTCTAGCATGGAGAACATGGTAATACCTACACATGAGAATGAACTTCTTAAAAAGAGTCAGACACATGAGCAGTTGGAGAAAGAGGCCGACCACACTCTGGATAACAAGTTATATGATGTTACGTCAAATGGGGACCGGTCTTCATATCAGGAACCACAGTCTACGCTCTTTCCTATCATGCAGAGAACTTCTAATACTGTGCAGAATACCATAGGACAAGATGAAGATGATCAAATCAAAGGGCCCACCGGTGACATTCCGCCTTTCAAGGAAAGTTTGATACTACAGGCAGAGTTTTCAGGAGAGTTTAAGGGATACAAGAGTGCCAAGACTGCACTTTTAAATTCTAGCCTTGATGATTTTTGCAAAACTGTCCCCGAAGGATCTAAACAAGGAACCCCGTGTAAGAATACTGAACAGGTAAATTGTGGTGCTGATGAATTTGGTAGATATGAAGGAGATGCACAGGGGCATTTATTGAACGAGAGTCTCATAATCAATTGCAAAAAAACCACCCAAAGTAATTTAGACGCAGTTAGTCAGCAGTTACAGGCAGACCAACCCAAGGCTCTAAATCCTAGTGGTGTAGAAGAAATTGGACCGGAAAAAGAAAATATCTCTGATATGAACAGTTCTCAGCCAGTTCATGTGACGAGCTTATTTTCCAAAGGTTCTCCTGAAAATTCCATACTAGGAATCAATGACGCTTCTGAGGATGAATCTAAAATAATTGAGATCAAAGACTGTCAGCTTCCTGTAGATGATCAATTAGGTTTCATCCTGAGAAGCCCAGTGGATAAGGAATGTGACCAGGTTATTGACTCAAAAGCAATCCGTGATAGAACTCCGGAGTTTGAATTGGATAGGTTGAGTGAAAATTGTATAACTGTTTCAGCATCTTCATTGGCAGATGATAATAACATAAATGAAGATTCCTATCTTCCTGGGTTTCAAAAGTCTAGTGCTGTTGTTGCTGTAAATTCCCAGGATGTTCACTTGGATAGTGACTTTCTGCCAAAAGTTATTGTTTCATCTACAGAAATCAAGGAGCAAAATTTAGTTGAGGATGCATTTGAAGGATGCGGGTTCCATAGCAATGAGCACAATGCTACCAATCATCATATTGAAGATATGTCTGTAAACATAGAGGGAAATCATGATGTCGATGGAAAGGTGGAACTTCTGCAAATCAATGATGTGGATGAAAAGGCGGAATTTTTGCAAATCAATGATGTGGATGAAAAGATGGAACTCTTGCAAATCAATGATGTAGAAGATGGAAATCATGATGTGGATGAAAAGGTGGAACTTTTGCAAATCAATGATGTAGAAGATGGAAATCATGTTGTGTTGCAAATCAAGGATGTGGATGAAAAGGTGGAACTTTTGCAAATCAATGATGTAGAAGATGAAAATCATGATGTGGATGAAAAGGTGGAACTCTTGCAAATCAATGGTGCAGAAGATGGAAATCGTGATGTGGACGAAAAGGTGGAACTTTTGCAAATAAATGATGTGGACGAAATGGTGGAACTTTTGCAAATCAATGATGTGGATGAAAAGGTGGAACTTTTGCAACTCAATGATGTAGAAGATGGAAATCATGACGTGGATGAAAAGGTGGAACTCTTGCAAATCAACGGGGCGGAAGATGGAAATCGTGATGTGGATGAAAAGGTGGAACTTTTGCAAATCAATGGTGCAGAAGATAAAAATCGTGATGTGGATGAAAAGGTGGAACTTTTGCAAATCAATAATGTAGATGAAAAGGTGGAACTTTTGCAAATCAATGATGTGGAAGATGGAAATCATGATGTGGATGAAAAG GTGGAACTCTTGCAAATCAATGGTGCAGAAGATGGAAATCGTGATGTGGATGAAAAG GTGGAACTTTTGCAAATTAATGATGTGGATAAAACGGTGGAACTTTTGCAAATCAATGATGTAGAAGATGGAAATCATGACGTGGATGAAAAGGCGGAACTCTTGCAAATCAATGGTGCAGAAGATGGAAATCATGATGTGGATGAAAAGGTGGAACTCTTGCAAATCAATGGTGCAGAAGATGGAAATCATGATGTGGATGAAAAGGTGGAACTGTTGCAAATCAATGGTGCAGACGATGGAAATTGTGATGTGGACGAAAAGGTGGAACTTTTGCAAATCAATGATGTGGATGAAAAGGTGGAACTTTTGCAAATCAACGATGTAGAAGATGGAAATCATGATGTGGATGAAAAGGTGGAACTCTTGCAAATCAATGGTGCAGAAGATGGAAATCATGATGTGGAAGACAAGGTTGAACTTTTGCAAATCAATGATGCTGAAGAAGGTTTGTCGGATATACTGCCTTTAGTTGAAACTCAACTCAATATGAACTTTTTTTCTTCTGAATTTGACTCTTCTATTGAAGTGAGTGAAGATCCCTTTTCAACTGCAGTTTCTTTGATATGTGAGAAGCAGTGTAGTTTAAGTGAAAATTCAAAGTTACTAAGTTCAGATATGCTTGTAAACAAAGATGGAAATCAAGGTGTCGATGAAAAAGTGGAACTTTTGCAAATCAACGGTGCAGAAGAAGGTTCATTAGATATATCTCCTTCAGTTGAAATTCAACTCGAGAATGTTATTTCTGCTGAATTTGATTCTTCTACTAAAGTGAGTGAAGATCCATGTCTTTTAAgtgaaaaatcaaaattattAGCTTCAGAGAATTCAATCTTCAATGCAACAATCCCACAAGGCAGCGAAGTTAGTTCAATGAAACTCAATGAGAACGCTATTTCTGCTGAATTAGGTTCTTCTATTGATGTGAGTGAAGGCCCCTGTCTTTTAAgtgaaaaatcaaaattattAGCTTCAGAGAATTCAATCTTCAACGCAACAATCCCAGAAGGCAGCGAAGTTAGTTCAGTGAAACTCAATAGGAATGCTATTTCTGCTGATTTAGATTCTTCTATTCAAGTGAGTGAAGGCCCCTTTACTAGTGCAGTTGCTTGGAAATCTGAGGAGCAATGTCTTTTAAGTGAAAAATCGAAGTTACTAGATTCAGATAATTCAATCTTCATTGAAACAATCCTACAAGGTAATGAAGTTGGTTCAGTGAACAGTGAAAGTTTATCAGATGCAGCTGTAACTACTGTCTTTGAGAATGATAAGTCTCCTAATACTGACATGGCAAGTCAGTCAAAAGACAAAATCGACTTTCCAGAAGAAGACAACGGCAAAATAATTCATCT CGAAATAGATGCAACTAAAACCAAGCAGGAAGTTCCGATAGCGAAGCCTCCACTGAATGTTGCTCCCTTTACTGAGGAATGGTTAGCTGCAATAGAAGCAGCTGGAGAG GAGATTTTAATGATGAAGAGTGGCGCTGTACAAAACTCTCCTCCTGACAAAGTCCAGAATGAACCGAACCCTTGGTCACCG GtgaagaaaaatcaagagatTGGACCATTTGATTGTACTAAAATAACCAAACATAACATCCAGAGTTCCGATCCATCGTGA
- the LOC127100429 gene encoding uncharacterized protein LOC127100429 isoform X21, with the protein MPSKESKITGIPGPKSNVSANATTTRSGMLSSGSSKRNQNAHPSLPKNPTPSIPSLSKNPTPSIPRMSKNPTPSISSLSKNPTYVPSIPKVDMADKCSVSRSLTKQAGKLSDTPVSILRPPSRMDQTTHQTGTIKSSGLRKPSPSIGFFSQVKASGSHSLQKSSIPCKPSESNIPKLRKLGTVSVKEARSKIVKGAAKNRTKELSHSDVNSEAIVPIDNKQKAGVEVDFDSSSFEIISKQAEVENILDDVILKSKEQGELHENEIISSMENMVLPTHEKEFLTKSQTHEQLEKDADHTLEKMSDTNELSLSDVKPEAIVQIDNKQMAGVEVDCDSSIFEIISKQAEVENILDDVILKSKEQGELHENEIISSMENMVLPTREKEFLTKSQTHEQLEKEADHTLEKVSDTKELSLSDVKPEAIMQIDNKQMAGVEVDCDSSVFEIISKQAEVENILDDVILKSKEQGELHENEIISSMENMVLPTHEKEFLTKSQTHEQLEKEADHTLEKVSDTKELSLSDVKPEAIVQIDNKQMAGVEVDCDSSVFEIISKQAEVENILDDVILKSKEQGELHENEIISSMENMVLPTHEKEFLTKSQTHEQLEKEADHTLEKVSDTKELSLSDVKPEAIVQIDNKQMPGVEGDCDSSIFEIISKQAEVENILDDVILKSKEQGELHENEIISSMENMVIPTHENELLKKSQTHEQLEKEADHTLDNKLYDVTSNGDRSSYQEPQSTLFPIMQRTSNTVQNTIGQDEDDQIKGPTGDIPPFKESLILQAEFSGEFKGYKSAKTALLNSSLDDFCKTVPEGSKQGTPCKNTEQVNCGADEFGRYEGDAQGHLLNESLIINCKKTTQSNLDAVSQQLQADQPKALNPSGVEEIGPEKENISDMNSSQPVHVTSLFSKGSPENSILGINDASEDESKIIEIKDCQLPVDDQLGFILRSPVDKECDQVIDSKAIRDRTPEFELDRLSENCITVSASSLADDNNINEDSYLPGFQKSSAVVAVNSQDVHLDSDFLPKVIVSSTEIKEQNLVEDAFEGCGFHSNEHNATNHHIEDMSVNIEGNHDVDGKVELLQINDVDEKAEFLQINDVDEKMELLQINDVEDGNHDVDEKVELLQINDVEDGNHVVLQIKDVDEKVELLQINDVEDENHDVDEKVELLQINGAEDGNRDVDEKVELLQINDVDEMVELLQINDVDEKVELLQLNDVEDGNHDVDEKVELLQINGAEDGNRDVDEKVELLQINGAEDKNRDVDEKVELLQINNVDEKVELLQINDVEDGNHDVDEKVELLRINGAEDGNCDLDENVDLLQINDVDEKVEHLQINDVDEKVELLQINDVDEKVELLQINDVDKTVELLQINDVEDGNHDVDEKAELLQINGAEDGNHDVDEKVELLQINGAEDGNHDVDEKVELLQINGADDGNCDVDEKVELLQINDVDEKVELLQINDVEDGNHDVDEKVELLQINGAEDGNHDVEDKVELLQINDAEEGLSDILPLVETQLNMNFFSSEFDSSIEVSEDPFSTAVSLICEKQCSLSENSKLLSSDMLVNKDGNQGVDEKVELLQINGAEEGSLDISPSVEIQLENVISAEFDSSTKVSEDPCLLSEKSKLLASENSIFNATIPQGSEVSSMKLNENAISAELGSSIDVSEGPCLLSEKSKLLASENSIFNATIPEGSEVSSVKLNRNAISADLDSSIQVSEGPFTSAVAWKSEEQCLLSEKSKLLDSDNSIFIETILQGNEVGSVNSESLSDAAVTTVFENDKSPNTDMASQSKDKIDFPEEDNGKIIHLEIDATKTKQEVPIAKPPLNVAPFTEEWLAAIEAAGEEILMMKSGAVQNSPPDKVQNEPNPWSPVKKNQEIGPFDCTKITKHNIQSSDPS; encoded by the exons ATGCCGAGTAAAGAGTCAAAAATCACTGGGATACCAGGACCAAAATCCAATGTTTCTGCAAATGCAACTACCACTAGGAGTGGAATGTTGAGCTCAGGTTCCTCAAAAAGAAATCAGAATGCACATCCTA GCCTGCCAAAAAATCCTACGCCAAGCATCCCTAGCCTATCAAAAAATCCTACGCCAAGCATCCCTCGCATGTCAAAAAATCCTACACCAAGCATCTCTAGCCTGTCAAAAAATCCTACATATGTTCCAAGCATCCCTAAAGTTGATATGGCTGACAAGTGTTCTGTTAGTAGAAGTCTTACCAAGCAGGCTGGAAAACTTTCG GATACCCCAGTTTCCATACTACGTCCACCATCCAGAATGGATCAAACAACGCATCAAACAGGGACAATAAAATCATCAGGCCTACGGAAGCCATCTCCCTCCATTGGTTTCTTTTCTCAG GTAAAAGCTTCCGGTTCACACAGCTTGCAGAAAAGCTCCATACCCTGCAAACCTTCAGAGAGTAACATTCCTAAACTAAGGAAGTTGGGAACAGTTTCTGTTAAAGAAGCAAGGTCCAAAATTGTCAAAGGGGCAGCAAAGAATCGTACTAAGGAATTAAGCCATTCAGATGTCAACTCAGAAGCAATTGTGCCAATAGACAATAAGCAGAAGGCTGGTGTAGAAGTGGATTTTGATTCTTCTAGTTTTGAAATAATAAGTAAGCAAGCAGAGGTTGAAAACATTCTTGATGATGTCATCTTAAAATCTAAGGAGCAAGGAGAACTACATGAAAATGAGATCATTTCAAGCATGGAGAACATGGTATTACCTACACATGAAAAGGAATTTCTTACGAAGAGTCAGACACACGAGCAGTTGGAGAAAGACGCTGACCACACTCTGGAGAAAATGTCAGACACTAATGAATTAAGCCTTTCAGATGTCAAGCCAGAAGCAATCGTGCAAATAGACAATAAGCAGATGGCTGGTGTAGAAGTGGATTGTGATTCTTCGATTTTTGAAATAATAAGTAAGCAAGCAGAGGTTGAAAACATTCTTGATGATGTCATCTTAAAATCCAAGGAACAAGGAGAACTACATGAAAATGAGATCATTTCTAGCATGGAGAACATGGTATTACCTACACGTGAAAAGGAATTTCTTACAAAGAGTCAGACACATGAGCAGTTGGAGAAAGAGGCTGACCACACTCTGGAGAAAGTGTCAGACACTAAGGAATTAAGCCTTTCAGACGTCAAGCCAGAAGCAATCATGCAAATAGACAATAAGCAGATGGCTGGTGTAGAAGTGGATTGTGATTCTTCGGTTTTTGAAATAATAAGTAAGCAAGCAGAGGTTGAAAACATTCTTGATGATGTCATCTTAAAATCTAAGGAGCAAGGAGAACTACATGAAAATGAGATCATTTCAAGCATGGAGAACATGGTATTACCTACACATGAAAAGGAATTTCTTACGAAGAGTCAGACACATGAGCAGTTGGAGAAAGAGGCTGACCACACTCTGGAGAAAGTGTCAGACACTAAGGAATTAAGCCTTTCAGATGTCAAGCCAGAAGCAATCGTGCAAATAGACAATAAGCAGATGGCTGGTGTAGAAGTGGATTGTGATTCTTCGGTTTTTGAAATAATAAGTAAGCAAGCAGAGGTTGAAAACATTCTTGATGATGTTATCTTAAAATCCAAGGAACAAGGAGAACTACATGAAAATGAGATCATTTCTAGCATGGAGAACATGGTATTACCTACACATGAAAAGGAATTTCTTACAAAGAGTCAGACACATGAGCAGTTGGAGAAAGAGGCTGACCACACTCTGGAGAAAGTGTCAGACACTAAGGAATTAAGCCTTTCAGATGTCAAGCCAGAAGCAATCGTGCAAATAGACAATAAGCAGATGCCTGGTGTAGAAGGGGATTGTGATTCTTCGATTTTTGAAATAATAAGTAAGCAAGCAGAGGTTGAAAACATTCTTGATGATGTCATCTTAAAATCCAAGGAGCAAGGAGAACTACATGAAAATGAGATCATTTCTAGCATGGAGAACATGGTAATACCTACACATGAGAATGAACTTCTTAAAAAGAGTCAGACACATGAGCAGTTGGAGAAAGAGGCCGACCACACTCTGGATAACAAGTTATATGATGTTACGTCAAATGGGGACCGGTCTTCATATCAGGAACCACAGTCTACGCTCTTTCCTATCATGCAGAGAACTTCTAATACTGTGCAGAATACCATAGGACAAGATGAAGATGATCAAATCAAAGGGCCCACCGGTGACATTCCGCCTTTCAAGGAAAGTTTGATACTACAGGCAGAGTTTTCAGGAGAGTTTAAGGGATACAAGAGTGCCAAGACTGCACTTTTAAATTCTAGCCTTGATGATTTTTGCAAAACTGTCCCCGAAGGATCTAAACAAGGAACCCCGTGTAAGAATACTGAACAGGTAAATTGTGGTGCTGATGAATTTGGTAGATATGAAGGAGATGCACAGGGGCATTTATTGAACGAGAGTCTCATAATCAATTGCAAAAAAACCACCCAAAGTAATTTAGACGCAGTTAGTCAGCAGTTACAGGCAGACCAACCCAAGGCTCTAAATCCTAGTGGTGTAGAAGAAATTGGACCGGAAAAAGAAAATATCTCTGATATGAACAGTTCTCAGCCAGTTCATGTGACGAGCTTATTTTCCAAAGGTTCTCCTGAAAATTCCATACTAGGAATCAATGACGCTTCTGAGGATGAATCTAAAATAATTGAGATCAAAGACTGTCAGCTTCCTGTAGATGATCAATTAGGTTTCATCCTGAGAAGCCCAGTGGATAAGGAATGTGACCAGGTTATTGACTCAAAAGCAATCCGTGATAGAACTCCGGAGTTTGAATTGGATAGGTTGAGTGAAAATTGTATAACTGTTTCAGCATCTTCATTGGCAGATGATAATAACATAAATGAAGATTCCTATCTTCCTGGGTTTCAAAAGTCTAGTGCTGTTGTTGCTGTAAATTCCCAGGATGTTCACTTGGATAGTGACTTTCTGCCAAAAGTTATTGTTTCATCTACAGAAATCAAGGAGCAAAATTTAGTTGAGGATGCATTTGAAGGATGCGGGTTCCATAGCAATGAGCACAATGCTACCAATCATCATATTGAAGATATGTCTGTAAACATAGAGGGAAATCATGATGTCGATGGAAAGGTGGAACTTCTGCAAATCAATGATGTGGATGAAAAGGCGGAATTTTTGCAAATCAATGATGTGGATGAAAAGATGGAACTCTTGCAAATCAATGATGTAGAAGATGGAAATCATGATGTGGATGAAAAGGTGGAACTTTTGCAAATCAATGATGTAGAAGATGGAAATCATGTTGTGTTGCAAATCAAGGATGTGGATGAAAAGGTGGAACTTTTGCAAATCAATGATGTAGAAGATGAAAATCATGATGTGGATGAAAAGGTGGAACTCTTGCAAATCAATGGTGCAGAAGATGGAAATCGTGATGTGGACGAAAAGGTGGAACTTTTGCAAATAAATGATGTGGACGAAATGGTGGAACTTTTGCAAATCAATGATGTGGATGAAAAGGTGGAACTTTTGCAACTCAATGATGTAGAAGATGGAAATCATGACGTGGATGAAAAGGTGGAACTCTTGCAAATCAACGGGGCGGAAGATGGAAATCGTGATGTGGATGAAAAGGTGGAACTTTTGCAAATCAATGGTGCAGAAGATAAAAATCGTGATGTGGATGAAAAGGTGGAACTTTTGCAAATCAATAATGTAGATGAAAAGGTGGAACTTTTGCAAATCAATGATGTGGAAGATGGAAATCATGATGTGGATGAAAAGGTGGAACTCTTGCGAATCAATGGTGCAGAAGATGGAAATTGTGATTTGGATGAAAATGTGGATCTTTTGCAGATCAATGATGTGGATGAAAAGGTGGAACATTTGCAAATCAATGATGTGGATGAAAAG GTGGAACTTTTGCAAATCAATGATGTGGATGAAAAGGTGGAACTTTTGCAAATTAATGATGTGGATAAAACGGTGGAACTTTTGCAAATCAATGATGTAGAAGATGGAAATCATGACGTGGATGAAAAGGCGGAACTCTTGCAAATCAATGGTGCAGAAGATGGAAATCATGATGTGGATGAAAAGGTGGAACTCTTGCAAATCAATGGTGCAGAAGATGGAAATCATGATGTGGATGAAAAGGTGGAACTGTTGCAAATCAATGGTGCAGACGATGGAAATTGTGATGTGGACGAAAAGGTGGAACTTTTGCAAATCAATGATGTGGATGAAAAGGTGGAACTTTTGCAAATCAACGATGTAGAAGATGGAAATCATGATGTGGATGAAAAGGTGGAACTCTTGCAAATCAATGGTGCAGAAGATGGAAATCATGATGTGGAAGACAAGGTTGAACTTTTGCAAATCAATGATGCTGAAGAAGGTTTGTCGGATATACTGCCTTTAGTTGAAACTCAACTCAATATGAACTTTTTTTCTTCTGAATTTGACTCTTCTATTGAAGTGAGTGAAGATCCCTTTTCAACTGCAGTTTCTTTGATATGTGAGAAGCAGTGTAGTTTAAGTGAAAATTCAAAGTTACTAAGTTCAGATATGCTTGTAAACAAAGATGGAAATCAAGGTGTCGATGAAAAAGTGGAACTTTTGCAAATCAACGGTGCAGAAGAAGGTTCATTAGATATATCTCCTTCAGTTGAAATTCAACTCGAGAATGTTATTTCTGCTGAATTTGATTCTTCTACTAAAGTGAGTGAAGATCCATGTCTTTTAAgtgaaaaatcaaaattattAGCTTCAGAGAATTCAATCTTCAATGCAACAATCCCACAAGGCAGCGAAGTTAGTTCAATGAAACTCAATGAGAACGCTATTTCTGCTGAATTAGGTTCTTCTATTGATGTGAGTGAAGGCCCCTGTCTTTTAAgtgaaaaatcaaaattattAGCTTCAGAGAATTCAATCTTCAACGCAACAATCCCAGAAGGCAGCGAAGTTAGTTCAGTGAAACTCAATAGGAATGCTATTTCTGCTGATTTAGATTCTTCTATTCAAGTGAGTGAAGGCCCCTTTACTAGTGCAGTTGCTTGGAAATCTGAGGAGCAATGTCTTTTAAGTGAAAAATCGAAGTTACTAGATTCAGATAATTCAATCTTCATTGAAACAATCCTACAAGGTAATGAAGTTGGTTCAGTGAACAGTGAAAGTTTATCAGATGCAGCTGTAACTACTGTCTTTGAGAATGATAAGTCTCCTAATACTGACATGGCAAGTCAGTCAAAAGACAAAATCGACTTTCCAGAAGAAGACAACGGCAAAATAATTCATCT CGAAATAGATGCAACTAAAACCAAGCAGGAAGTTCCGATAGCGAAGCCTCCACTGAATGTTGCTCCCTTTACTGAGGAATGGTTAGCTGCAATAGAAGCAGCTGGAGAG GAGATTTTAATGATGAAGAGTGGCGCTGTACAAAACTCTCCTCCTGACAAAGTCCAGAATGAACCGAACCCTTGGTCACCG GtgaagaaaaatcaagagatTGGACCATTTGATTGTACTAAAATAACCAAACATAACATCCAGAGTTCCGATCCATCGTGA